A genomic stretch from Amia ocellicauda isolate fAmiCal2 chromosome 23, fAmiCal2.hap1, whole genome shotgun sequence includes:
- the LOC136718745 gene encoding uncharacterized protein LOC136718745, whose amino-acid sequence MAYWWYSACVLLSIALYTNGELVGGETVVSPDSESLQEAIQFTVAEYNRISSDQFAWKMVKIVSAEVQVGDELIYNLDMEMGQTQCKKGKSADVQSCPLSSSDQTYLCHFEVLSIPWTQLPQLLKSSCTAPVHVPVLENAQLDGGVQDVSPLSLAVQKAAQFAVDQYNKDSKDQFAFKMLKIVSAREQVVAGMKYYLEMEMGQTQCKKGASTDVQSCPLSSSDRTYLCHFEVLSVPWTQLTQLLKSSCTAPVHVPVLENAQLDGGIQDVSPLSLAVQKAAQFAVDQYNKDSKDQFAFKMLKIVSAREQVVAGMKYYLEIEMGQTQCKKGASADVQSCPLSSSDQTYLCHFEVLSVPWTQLTQLLKSSCTAPVHVPVLENAQLDGGIQDVSPLSLAVQKAAQFAVDQYNKDSKDQFAFKMLKIVSAREQVVAGMKYYLEIEMGQTQCKKGASADVQSCPLSSSDQTYLCHFEVLSVPWTQLTQLLKSSCTAPVHVPVLENAQLDGGIQDVSPLSLAVQKVAQFAVDQYNKDSKDQFAFKMLKIVSAREQVVAGMKYYLEMEMGQTQCKKGASADVQSCPLSSSDRTYLCHFEVLSVPWTQLTQLLKSSCTAPVHVPVLENAQLDGGIQDVSPLSLAVQKAAQFAVDQYNKDSKDQFAFKMLKIVSAREQVVAGMKYYLEMEMGQTQCKKGASADVQSCPLSSSDRTYLCHFEVLSVPWTQLTQLLKSSCTAPVHVPVLENAQLDGGVQDMSQKTALIH is encoded by the exons ATGGCTTACTGGTGGTACTCTGCTTGTGTGCTTCTGAGCATTGCTCTCTACACTAATGGAGAGCTGGTGGGAGGTGAAACAGTGGTTTCTCCAGACAGTGAAAGCTTACAGGAGGCCATCCAGTTTACCGTTGCCGAATACAACAGAATCTCCTCTGACCAGTTCGCCTGGAAAATGGTCAAGATTGTCTCGGCAGAAGTGCAG GTGGGGGATGAACTGATATACAACTTGGACATGGAGATGGGACAGACCCAGTGCAAGAAGGGAAAGAGTGCCGATGTGCAGTCCTGTCCTTTGAGCAGCAGTGACCAG ACATATCTGTGCCATTTTGAGGTGCTGTCTATCCCCTGGACACAGCTCCCCCAGCTCCTGAAGAGCAGCTGCACAGCCCCTGTCCATGTTCCTGTGCTGGAGAACGCACAGCTCGATGGGGGCGTCCAAGACGTGTCTCCCCTCAGCCTGGCAGTGCAGAAGGCGGCCCAGTTCGCCGTGGACCAATACAACAAAGACTCCAAGGACCAGTTTGCCTTCAAAATGCTCAAGATCGTCTCGGCCCGAGAGCAG GTGGTGGCTGGAATGAAATACTACTTGGAGATGGAGATGGGACAGACCCAGTGCAAGAAGGGAGCAAGCACTGATGTGCAGTCCTGTCCTTTGAGCAGCAGTGACCGG ACGTATCTGTGCCATTTTGAGGTGCTGTCTGTCCCCTGGACACAGCTCACCCAGCTCCTGAAGAGCAGCTGCACAGCCCCTGTCCATGTTCCTGTGCTGGAGAACGCACAGCTTGATGGGGGCATCCAAGACGTGTCTCCCCTCAGCCTGGCAGTGCAGAAGGCGGCCCAGTTCGCTGTGGACCAATACAACAAAGACTCCAAGGACCAGTTTGCCTTCAAAATGCTCAAGATCGTCTCGGCCCGAGAGCAG GTGGTGGCTGGAATGAAATACTACTTGGAGATAGAGATGGGACAGACCCAGTGCAAGAAGGGAGCGAGCGCTGATGTGCAGTCCTGTCCTTTGAGCAGCAGTGACCAG ACGTATCTGTGCCATTTTGAGGTGCTGTCTGTCCCCTGGACACAGCTCACCCAGCTCCTGAAGAGCAGCTGCACAGCCCCTGTCCATGTTCCTGTGCTGGAGAACGCACAGCTCGATGGGGGCATCCAAGACGTGTCTCCCCTCAGCCTGGCGGTGCAGAAGGCGGCCCAGTTCGCTGTGGACCAATACAACAAAGACTCCAAGGACCAGTTTGCCTTCAAAATGCTCAAGATCGTCTCGGCCCGAGAGCAG GTGGTGGCTGGAATGAAATACTACTTGGAGATAGAGATGGGACAGACCCAGTGCAAGAAGGGAGCGAGCGCTGATGTGCAGTCCTGTCCTTTGAGCAGCAGTGACCAG ACGTATCTGTGCCATTTTGAGGTGCTGTCTGTCCCCTGGACACAGCTCACCCAGCTCCTGAAGAGCAGCTGCACAGCCCCTGTCCATGTTCCTGTGCTGGAGAACGCACAGCTCGATGGGGGCATCCAAGACGTGTCTCCCCTCAGCCTGGCGGTGCAGAAGGTGGCCCAGTTCGCCGTGGACCAATACAACAAAGACTCCAAGGACCAGTTTGCCTTCAAAATGCTCAAGATCGTCTCGGCCCGAGAGCAG GTGGTGGCTGGAATGAAATACTACTTGGAGATGGAGATGGGACAGACCCAGTGCAAGAAGGGAGCAAGCGCTGATGTGCAGTCCTGTCCTTTGAGCAGCAGTGACCGG ACGTATCTGTGCCATTTTGAGGTGCTGTCTGTCCCCTGGACACAGCTCACCCAGCTCCTGAAGAGCAGCTGCACAGCCCCTGTCCATGTTCCTGTGCTGGAGAACGCACAGCTCGATGGGGGCATCCAAGACGTGTCTCCCCTCAGCCTGGCAGTGCAGAAGGCGGCCCAGTTCGCTGTGGACCAATACAACAAAGACTCCAAGGACCAGTTTGCCTTCAAAATGCTCAAGATCGTCTCGGCCCGAGAGCAG GTGGTGGCTGGAATGAAATACTACTTGGAGATGGAGATGGGACAGACCCAGTGCAAGAAGGGAGCAAGCGCTGATGTGCAGTCCTGTCCTTTGAGCAGCAGTGACCGG ACGTATCTGTGCCATTTTGAGGTGCTGTCTGTCCCCTGGACACAGCTCACCCAGCTCCTGAAGAGCAGCTGCACAGCCCCTGTCCATGTTCCTGTGCTGGAGAACGCACAGCTCGATGGGGGCGTCCAAGACATGTCTCAGAAGACAGCCTTAAT
- the LOC136719186 gene encoding cystatin isoform X2, whose amino-acid sequence MASMRPAVSLLCFAALYPLVCMQVMTGSPRYVSPDRSDVKKAALFAVEEYNNQSNDEAFAYKMIAVLSSQTQVVSGVNYILEVMLGLTRCKKGQGKDVQSCPLHPNGKKLVCDFVVLEVAWEGVTELTKRRCHSLEKSAVHQNNSISLYAPEFVAVSAR is encoded by the exons ATGGCGTCGATGCGGCCGGCTGTGTCCTTGCTGTGCTTTGCCGCACTTTACCCTTTGGTCTGCATGCAAGTGATGACGGGAAGTCCTAGATATGTTTCTCCAGACAGAAGCGATGTGAAAAAGGCGGCTCTCTTCGCCGTCGAGGAGTATAATAATCAATCAAACGACGAAGCCTTCGCCTACAAAATGATCGCGGTACTGTCGTCTCAAACACAG GTGGTCTCGGGAGTGAACTACATCCTGGAAGTAATGCTGGGACTCACACGGTGCAAGAAAGGACAGGGCAAAGATGTGCAATCTTGTCCTTTACACCCGAATGGCAAG aagCTCGTCTGTGATTTCGTAGTGCTGGAAGTGGCCTGGGAGGGTGTCACTGAGCTCACCAAGAGAAGATGCCATTCACTTGAGAAGTCAGCTGTGCACCAGAACAATTCAATCTCTTTGTATGCACCTGAG tttGTTGCAGTATCTGCGAGGTGA
- the LOC136719186 gene encoding uncharacterized protein LOC136719186 isoform X1: MASMRPAVSLLCFAALYPLVCMQVMTGSPRYVSPDRSDVKKAALFAVEEYNNQSNDEAFAYKMIAVLSSQTQVVSGVNYILEVMLGLTRCKKGQGKDVQSCPLHPNGKKLVCDFVVLEVAWEGVTELTKRRCHSLEKSAVHQNNSISLYAPEGQSKGQHGRVASLQKQRHQLDTLAKQQFQYGLTDCSTSVVALFCKKKQLVARVCCSICEVKGSRPHFKGSMSRRPPADLGGETTTMGTCSYTVATVTTGLYQYGGLSPVGA, translated from the exons ATGGCGTCGATGCGGCCGGCTGTGTCCTTGCTGTGCTTTGCCGCACTTTACCCTTTGGTCTGCATGCAAGTGATGACGGGAAGTCCTAGATATGTTTCTCCAGACAGAAGCGATGTGAAAAAGGCGGCTCTCTTCGCCGTCGAGGAGTATAATAATCAATCAAACGACGAAGCCTTCGCCTACAAAATGATCGCGGTACTGTCGTCTCAAACACAG GTGGTCTCGGGAGTGAACTACATCCTGGAAGTAATGCTGGGACTCACACGGTGCAAGAAAGGACAGGGCAAAGATGTGCAATCTTGTCCTTTACACCCGAATGGCAAG aagCTCGTCTGTGATTTCGTAGTGCTGGAAGTGGCCTGGGAGGGTGTCACTGAGCTCACCAAGAGAAGATGCCATTCACTTGAGAAGTCAGCTGTGCACCAGAACAATTCAATCTCTTTGTATGCACCTGAG GGCCAGTCCAAGGGACAGCACGGGAGGGTAGCATCCCTACAGAAACAGAGGCATCAACTGGACACCCTGGCTAAGCAACAATTTCAGTACGGACTTACAGACTGCTCCACTTCAGTTGTTGCCctcttctgtaaaaaaaaacaactagttGCAAGAG tttGTTGCAGTATCTGCGAGGTGAAAGGGTCGAGACCTCACTTTAAAGGCAGCATGTCTCGGAGGCCTCCAGCTGACCTGGGCGGAGAGACCACAACAATGGGCACGTGCTCCTACACGGTCGCCACAGTAACCACTGGACTTTACCAGTACGGAGGTCTGTCCCCAGTGGGGGCTTAG